TGATATGCTAACAAGTGGTAGTTAAATTCTTCATCAGAACCTGTTCTGAATTTTCCCCAATTATTGTAAAAATTCACTATTGTATCCCACTAGATAAATAACTTACATTAGTAATTTTTATGATAGTATATCAATTTTTTTATTTAGATTAATTTTTAGTTTGTGTTATGATTTTGTTATATCTACATACGTAGGTAATCTATCCGGTCTACAACAGCGATTTATAAAAACTGCGGATTCATCCCCACGTGTGTGGGGAACTCCAGAAGGGATTCAGGCCGTTCGGGGGAATACGCGGTTCATCCCCACGTGTGTGGGGAACTCTTCAAAGAATTCTATAGGGTTAAAAACAAGTGAGGTTCATCCCCACGTGTGTGGGGAACTCATCTGTTGAATATGTTACTGTTCGATTTACTGCGGTTCATCCCCACGTGTGTGGGGAACTCATGGTCTGTGGAGATGATGGTGAGAGGAAGGTCGGTTCATCCCCACGTGTGTGGGGAACTCAGTGCCAGCACTCTCATCCACTTTCCAATACCCGGTTCATCCCCACGTGTGTGGGGAACTCCCTATTTTAATCTCATCTTTCATTATTAAAACCGGTTCATCCCCACGTGTGTGGGGAACTCTCGATCAGACAGGGACGGATGCAAGTTCTAACTGGTTCATCCCCACGTGTGTGGGGAACTCATCACCCCTAAGCGTTTTAGTACTCCCTGGTAAAAGGTTCATCCCCACGTGTGTGGGGAACTCTGGGACAGACTTTACACAGTTCAACCCGTTAACGGTTCATCCCCACGTGTGTGGGGAACTCGTTGAAGGATTAACTCCGAATCTATCCGCTACATGGTTCATCCCCACGTGTGTGGGGAACTCTTTTTCCTCAACACAAAATAACCACATGGGGTCGGTTCATCCCCACGTGTGTGGGGAACTCATTATCATAATCATTGAACCAAACCGTTTTAACGGTTCATCCCCACGTGTGTGGGGAACTCGGTCCTGAATTCGCAGGTATCATATATTGCATCGGTTCATCCCCACGTGTGTGGGGAACTCATCCCGCACATAAACCCGTTGTCGCACCCGCTCGGTTCATCCCCACGTGTGTGGGGAACTCGATTGATGCTATCGATTTCTTCCCCGTTGTGTCGGTTCATCCCCACGTGTGTGGGGAACTCTCTTTATCCCCCATGGGTGCATAATGTGACCACGGTTCATCCCCACGTGTGTGGGGAACTCTCTTTCAGCAAGCCTTCTTTTTGCTTCTGAATCGGTTCATCCCCACGTGTGTGGGGAACTCATATTGCTTCAGCAATATCTAAACCAATATTTCGGTTCATCCCCACGTGTGTGGGGAACTCTGGTAAAGCAAGGTTTTGTCCAAACTTTAGTCCGGTTCATCCCCACGTGTGTGGGGAACTCGAATTACTCATATCGGTATCAAATAAATTATACGGTTCATCCCCACGTGTGTGGGGAACTCTGCATCACCATACCACATCATGATATGCCCGACGGTTCATCCCCACGTGTGTGGGGAACTCATCTAAACTCAAACCTACTCGTTACGATTAAACGGTTCATCCCCACGTGTGTGGGGAACTCTTCGCATTATATCAGAATTTGATTTACCTGTAGCGGTTCATCCCCACGTGTGTGGGGAACTCTACCCATCATCAGTGAATCCGTCATCTGGTACTGGTTCATCCCCACGTGTGTGGGGAACTCGTAAGTATATTCGAAGATATCGACAGGGTAAACGGTTCATCCCCACGTGTGTGGGGAACTCCCGTCACCGCTTTTTTGTGGCAAAAACTTTACAGGTTCATCCCCACGTGTGTGGGGAACTCTGGTTCTAAGTTGTCCCATAGTACTAAAAAGCCGGTTCATCCCCACGTGTGTGGGGAACTCTGTTTCTTATATATTTGATTAGAAAGGATGAAGGCAACTTTCTTCCGTATACAGAATTATTGCGTTAAACATACATTGTCATTAACTTCTTTTACGTCTCCATCTATATTATTTTTTACCGAACTGATTTCAAAAATATAAAACAAATTATAAAAAAATTGTTTATTATCACCTATTATATCCTGATTTTGCTGCAATTCTTATCATTGCATTTCAATTTTTTCTGCAAAGTATAAATGCTGTCGGTCAGGACAGTACATATCGAGTTCGATCTTCAGTCTCTGCACTAAATCGCAGCAATACCGGTAAGCTATTCCAAAGTTTTGTTTCAGGATTCTGCATAGCTGGTATGTTGTGATTCCGTCGTATACATATCCTCGCAGTTCACGCAGAATCTCCTAGACCAGTTGTTCTTTGGTAGCTGAATCTGTAACCTTTACATCACAGACTATGTAAGTAACTTTTTTCTCCCGAATTTCTTTAACTATTTCGACAGAATGGACAAATAATATATTCTTTTAGTATCGCTTCATTTTTAAATAACCGCTTTTCAACAAGTATGGTGTTCATGCATTCCGGACATATAGATATTATTTTTTTGCAGGTTGCATTAAGGCATCTTCTTCATCAAAAACTACAGAATGATTATTCAAAATGATACATGATTCGTTCAATTTCAGCAACCACTCTATACACGTCTGTAAGAGTTACTTCATTAAAATCCTTGCTAAAATATCTAACTGGCTAAGATATTTCAAAACAAGTGTGTCTGACAATCCTTCCCCATACAGAACATTTACAAATTCAAAAATTATATCTTTGTTTCGATGTAAATAATCTGCATCAATAATTGTTTTTCTGCAGATTCTATTTTGATTAGATAAATATCCAAAATTAGCTGGGTGAAAGTATTAGGCTTGATACTGTCTTAAGAAGCCTCGGGCGGGATTTGAACCCGCGACCTCGTCCTTACCAAGGACGCGCTATGCCCCTAAGCCACCGAGGCTCATTGTAAGAATAATGAGTTGATTCCACCAGATGTTGCGAATCAATTATGAAGGTTTCGGTTGAAACCGGAAAATGTCAGAGGTTCCATCGCTCATCTACCGGGAAACTCTCTTTTATCCACATGAGAGTATAGCCATGATGCATTATCCGGTATGTTCTTGAGAGAACCTTATGGCATCCGAAAAGATCTTCACCATTATCAAGCCGGATGGTTTCAAAGTCCCTGCGGGTTTCAATTCCATGGTTTCTCAGGATCTTGCCAATTGGAATATCTGCCCTCATCAGATCCTGCTGCATTCCAGGAGGCATTCTTGAGAGAGGAGACATGGATGTGGCATGCACATACTCAACATCACCTGCCATAAGTGTGACTGTACGCAGATTGACATCTTCATCAGGATTTACTCCAAGCACTGATGCCATCTCATTATCAGCCTTAACCACATGCTGGTTCTCTGTGATTACTGAAACGTCATTTCGGGTCATGATTTCAAGAAGGAATGTTACTGACCCGTCAGTTCCTGCACATACCCTGAGGCAGGTGGGAATATCAAACTCCTTCAGTTTTTCAAGAAATGCCATAGGAATTCTTCACAGGATTTACTTGGTAACTTCCTTTTTAGCCTGCTTGACCCGCTCT
Above is a genomic segment from Methanosalsum zhilinae DSM 4017 containing:
- a CDS encoding chorismate--pyruvate lyase family protein, with product MAFLEKLKEFDIPTCLRVCAGTDGSVTFLLEIMTRNDVSVITENQHVVKADNEMASVLGVNPDEDVNLRTVTLMAGDVEYVHATSMSPLSRMPPGMQQDLMRADIPIGKILRNHGIETRRDFETIRLDNGEDLFGCHKVLSRTYRIMHHGYTLMWIKESFPVDERWNL